A genomic region of Roseateles amylovorans contains the following coding sequences:
- a CDS encoding glycogen/starch/alpha-glucan phosphorylase: MTVAAHALSPNSTGNAMTTAASPRPLPDASSATAQDLAPAKASLTAGAASAASPALIAAFGQALQRERLIAGTADGPQALMRAAAKACRELLGQRWAQTQAADAARGPAAAVRRVHYLSMEFLMGRALGNALAALKLDDTLRAAFAAEGQSLPDVLERENDAALGNGGLGRLAACFLDSFAELGLPSFGYGLRYQYGMFKQSIQHGRQIEAPDDWMALGNAWEIPRPELRYPVGFGGRVEVQAHGARRWLPQEQLVAQAYDFIVPAHHSERVSTLRQWQAQALAPIDFAVFCQGEHAAAAAHRVQADAINWVLYPDDSTESGRLLRLKQEAFLVSASLQDLIARHLREFGSLDLLGRANAIHLNDTHPALAPAELMRLLLDEHAVGWDQAWAITRQAVSYTNHTLMPEALETWPVRMVEALLPRHLEIVYEINHRFLEEVKQRFPGDDDLLRRVSLIDEGQGQGDHGGHGGHGERRVRMAALSIVASHRVNGVAALHSDLMVQTIFADYARIFPERFHNVTNGVTPRRWLQQANPSLSALLDRRIGPAWRKDLDALADLRPLASDRAFGAELQAVKRENKQRLADRIQRELGVTVRVDSLFDVQIKRIHEYKRQLLNLLHVISRYQAIVANPQAGWVPRTVVIAGKAASAYVMAKSVIQLAHDVGRVINSDPRVGDRLKLVFLPNYGVSLAETIIPAADLSEQISTAGTEASGTGNMKFALNGALTIGTWDGANIEMAQAFGEANMFTFGLRTDEVEALKQQGYEPRHHVEKNPPLRAVIDAIARGDFSLGDSGRYRALIDKLLGEDVYLLMADFADYVKAQERVDALFRDPQAWAERVVLNIAGMGMFSSDRTIQDYVDRVWSVKSLG, encoded by the coding sequence ATGACCGTCGCCGCCCATGCCCTGTCCCCCAACTCGACCGGTAATGCCATGACGACTGCCGCTTCCCCCCGCCCGCTGCCGGATGCCTCGTCGGCCACCGCGCAGGACCTGGCACCGGCGAAGGCGTCGCTCACCGCCGGCGCGGCCTCGGCCGCCTCGCCCGCACTGATCGCCGCCTTCGGGCAGGCGCTGCAGCGCGAGCGCCTGATCGCCGGCACGGCAGACGGCCCGCAGGCCCTGATGCGTGCCGCCGCGAAGGCCTGCCGCGAGCTGCTCGGCCAGCGGTGGGCGCAGACCCAGGCGGCGGATGCGGCACGCGGCCCGGCGGCCGCGGTGCGGCGCGTGCACTACCTGTCGATGGAATTCCTGATGGGGCGCGCGCTCGGCAATGCGCTGGCTGCGTTGAAGCTGGACGACACCCTGCGCGCCGCCTTCGCCGCCGAGGGCCAGTCCTTGCCCGATGTGCTGGAGCGCGAGAACGACGCCGCGCTGGGCAACGGCGGACTGGGTCGCTTGGCGGCCTGCTTCCTGGATTCATTCGCCGAGCTGGGATTGCCGTCCTTCGGCTATGGCTTGCGGTATCAGTACGGCATGTTCAAGCAGAGCATCCAGCACGGCCGTCAGATCGAGGCGCCGGATGACTGGATGGCGCTGGGCAATGCCTGGGAGATCCCGCGGCCGGAGCTGCGCTATCCGGTCGGCTTCGGCGGCCGGGTGGAGGTGCAGGCCCATGGCGCCCGTCGCTGGCTGCCGCAAGAGCAGTTGGTGGCCCAGGCCTATGACTTCATCGTTCCGGCCCACCACAGCGAGCGGGTCTCGACGCTGCGCCAATGGCAGGCCCAGGCGCTGGCGCCGATCGACTTTGCCGTCTTCTGCCAGGGTGAGCATGCCGCCGCCGCCGCGCACCGGGTGCAGGCCGATGCGATCAACTGGGTGCTGTATCCGGACGACAGCACCGAATCGGGCCGCCTGCTGCGGCTCAAGCAGGAGGCGTTCCTGGTCAGCGCGTCGCTGCAGGACCTGATCGCGCGTCACCTGCGCGAATTCGGCTCGCTGGACCTGCTGGGTCGCGCCAATGCGATCCATCTGAACGACACCCATCCCGCGCTGGCCCCGGCCGAGCTGATGCGCCTGCTGCTGGACGAGCACGCAGTGGGCTGGGATCAGGCCTGGGCCATCACCCGCCAAGCGGTCAGCTACACCAATCACACGCTGATGCCCGAGGCGCTGGAGACCTGGCCGGTCCGCATGGTTGAAGCGCTGCTGCCGCGTCACCTTGAAATCGTCTACGAGATCAACCACCGCTTCCTGGAAGAGGTGAAGCAGCGCTTCCCGGGCGATGACGATCTGCTGCGCCGCGTCTCGCTGATCGATGAAGGGCAGGGGCAGGGTGACCACGGTGGCCACGGCGGACACGGCGAGCGCCGGGTGCGCATGGCCGCGCTGAGCATCGTCGCGTCGCACCGCGTCAATGGCGTGGCGGCGCTGCATTCGGACCTGATGGTGCAGACCATCTTTGCCGACTACGCCCGCATCTTCCCGGAGCGCTTCCACAACGTCACCAACGGCGTCACGCCGCGCCGCTGGCTGCAGCAGGCCAATCCGTCGCTGTCCGCGCTGCTGGACCGGCGCATCGGCCCCGCCTGGCGCAAGGACCTGGACGCACTGGCCGACCTGCGTCCGCTGGCCAGCGACCGCGCCTTCGGTGCGGAGTTGCAGGCGGTCAAGCGCGAGAACAAGCAGCGACTGGCCGACCGCATCCAGCGCGAACTCGGCGTGACGGTGCGGGTGGACAGCCTGTTCGATGTCCAGATCAAGCGCATCCACGAATACAAGCGCCAGTTGCTCAACCTGCTGCATGTCATCAGCCGCTATCAGGCGATCGTGGCGAATCCGCAGGCCGGCTGGGTGCCGCGCACCGTGGTGATCGCCGGCAAGGCGGCGTCTGCCTATGTGATGGCCAAGTCGGTGATCCAGCTCGCGCACGATGTGGGCCGGGTGATCAACAGCGACCCGCGGGTGGGCGACCGGCTCAAGCTGGTCTTCCTGCCCAACTACGGCGTGTCGCTGGCCGAAACCATCATCCCCGCCGCCGACCTGTCGGAGCAGATCTCCACCGCTGGCACCGAGGCCTCGGGCACCGGCAACATGAAGTTCGCCCTCAACGGCGCCCTGACCATCGGCACCTGGGACGGCGCCAACATCGAAATGGCCCAAGCCTTCGGTGAAGCCAACATGTTCACCTTCGGCCTGCGCACCGACGAGGTGGAGGCGCTGAAGCAGCAGGGCTACGAGCCGCGCCATCATGTGGAGAAGAACCCGCCGCTGCGGGCCGTCATCGACGCGATTGCCCGTGGCGATTTCTCGCTGGGCGACAGCGGCCGCTACCGCGCGCTGATCGACAAGCTGCTGGGCGAGGACGTCTACCTGCTCATGGCGGACTTCGCCGACTATGTGAAGGCGCAGGAGCGGGTGGATGCCCTGTTCCGTGATCCGCAGGCCTGGGCCGAGCGGGTGGTGTTGAACATCGCCGGCATGGGCATGTTCTCGTCCGACCGTACCATTCAGGACTACGTCGACCGCGTCTGGTCGGTGAAGAGCCTCGGCTGA
- a CDS encoding ABC transporter ATP-binding protein — MADVKLQAVAKAYGETRILHGIDLEIRDGEFMVFVGPSGCGKSTLLRTIAGLEDITGGELRIGGRLVNDVPPAERGIAMVFQSYALYPHMNLYDNMAFGLKLAKVPKDEIDRAVRYAARILHIEHLLERKPKDLSGGQRQRVAIGRAIVRKPEVFLFDEPLSNLDAALRVRMRYEFAKLHEDLKTTMVYVTHDQVEAMTLADRIVVLSAGKIEQVGTPIELYEHPDNLFVAGFIGSPKMNLIEAEVTEAAATQVVVRLGTGAIVRALVDGARARPGDRVTLGVRPEHFQVGGDSNLIDTTVTFVESLGGTTHAYCAYPGVEDALTCEFDGRTRVRAGDSLSLQLPPDACYLFDAQGLAFQRLGVPA; from the coding sequence GTGGCGGATGTGAAGCTGCAAGCCGTGGCCAAGGCCTATGGCGAGACCCGGATCCTGCATGGCATCGACCTGGAGATTCGGGACGGCGAATTCATGGTCTTCGTCGGCCCGTCGGGCTGCGGCAAGTCCACCCTGTTGCGGACCATCGCCGGTCTGGAGGACATCACCGGCGGCGAACTGCGCATCGGTGGCCGGCTGGTCAATGACGTGCCGCCAGCGGAGCGGGGCATCGCGATGGTGTTCCAGAGCTATGCGCTCTATCCGCACATGAATCTCTACGACAACATGGCCTTCGGCCTGAAGCTGGCCAAGGTGCCGAAGGACGAGATCGATCGCGCGGTGCGCTACGCCGCCCGCATCCTGCACATCGAGCATCTGCTGGAGCGCAAGCCCAAGGACCTGTCGGGCGGGCAGCGACAACGGGTGGCCATCGGCCGCGCCATCGTGCGCAAGCCGGAGGTATTCCTGTTCGACGAGCCGCTGTCCAACCTGGATGCGGCCCTGCGGGTGCGCATGCGCTATGAATTCGCCAAGCTGCATGAGGACCTGAAGACCACCATGGTCTATGTGACCCATGACCAGGTCGAGGCGATGACCCTGGCCGACCGCATCGTGGTGCTGAGCGCCGGCAAGATCGAGCAGGTCGGCACGCCGATCGAGCTGTATGAGCATCCGGACAACCTGTTCGTCGCCGGCTTCATCGGCAGTCCGAAGATGAACCTGATCGAGGCTGAAGTCACCGAGGCCGCCGCCACCCAGGTCGTCGTCCGGCTGGGGACCGGCGCCATCGTCCGCGCGCTGGTGGATGGCGCCCGCGCCCGCCCTGGCGACCGCGTGACCCTGGGCGTACGCCCGGAGCATTTCCAGGTGGGCGGCGACAGCAACCTGATCGACACCACGGTGACCTTCGTCGAATCGCTCGGCGGCACCACGCATGCCTACTGCGCCTATCCCGGCGTGGAGGACGCGCTGACCTGCGAATTCGACGGCCGCACCCGCGTGCGCGCTGGCGACAGCCTGTCGCTGCAACTGCCGCCCGACGCCTGCTATCTCTTCGATGCGCAAGGGCTGGCCTTCCAGCGCCTGGGGGTGCCCGCATGA
- the malE gene encoding maltose/maltodextrin ABC transporter substrate-binding protein MalE, producing MVLAVLFGLPAAQAQTAPKLLVWINGDKAYNGLQKVGDAFERVSGVKVVVEHPVDAPEKFTQAAGAGKGPDIFCWPHDRAGEWAKAGLLTPVQPRRALFEELEPTTWQAFRYQGRYWGYPIAIETTGLIYNKALVAKPPKTFDEVIALDKILRQRGKHAILWDYNKSFFSWPIFAGAGGVIFARDTQGDFDPRQVAVNNAGAQQAGRMLERLIKEGVMPRGARYAEMESAFARGEVAMMVSGPWAWDNARKAGIDFGVAPIPAVIAGQPSKPFVGVLGCMIAAPSKHKDIAREFIEQHLMRPAALQVLDNDVPIGVPANKAFYQTLAVNPLIRASMENARLGEPIPNIPEVGRFWTAMDAALEAVTNGLQSPKDALDGAAGRMLLKQ from the coding sequence TTGGTTCTGGCCGTGCTGTTCGGCCTGCCTGCGGCCCAGGCGCAGACCGCGCCCAAGCTGCTGGTGTGGATCAATGGGGACAAGGCCTACAACGGCCTGCAGAAGGTCGGTGACGCCTTCGAGCGGGTCTCCGGCGTCAAGGTGGTGGTGGAGCATCCGGTCGACGCGCCGGAGAAGTTCACCCAGGCCGCTGGCGCCGGCAAGGGACCGGACATCTTCTGCTGGCCGCATGACCGCGCCGGCGAATGGGCCAAGGCCGGCCTGCTGACGCCGGTGCAACCGCGCCGCGCCTTGTTCGAGGAACTGGAACCCACCACCTGGCAGGCCTTCCGCTACCAGGGCCGCTACTGGGGCTATCCCATCGCCATCGAGACCACCGGTCTGATCTACAACAAGGCGCTGGTGGCAAAGCCGCCCAAGACCTTCGACGAGGTCATCGCGCTCGACAAGATCCTCCGGCAGCGCGGCAAGCACGCCATCCTGTGGGACTACAACAAGAGCTTCTTCAGCTGGCCGATCTTCGCCGGCGCGGGCGGGGTGATCTTCGCGCGTGATACGCAAGGCGACTTCGACCCGCGCCAGGTCGCGGTGAACAACGCCGGCGCCCAGCAGGCCGGCCGGATGCTGGAACGGCTGATCAAGGAAGGCGTGATGCCGCGCGGCGCCCGCTATGCCGAGATGGAATCGGCCTTCGCCCGCGGCGAGGTGGCGATGATGGTCTCCGGTCCCTGGGCCTGGGACAACGCCCGCAAGGCCGGCATCGACTTCGGTGTGGCGCCGATTCCGGCGGTGATCGCAGGCCAGCCGTCCAAGCCCTTTGTCGGGGTGCTGGGTTGCATGATCGCGGCCCCGTCCAAGCACAAGGACATTGCGCGGGAGTTCATCGAGCAGCACCTGATGCGGCCCGCCGCGCTCCAGGTGCTGGACAACGACGTGCCCATCGGAGTGCCCGCCAACAAGGCCTTCTACCAAACGCTGGCGGTCAATCCGCTGATCCGCGCCAGCATGGAGAACGCCCGCCTCGGCGAACCCATCCCCAACATCCCTGAGGTGGGCCGCTTCTGGACCGCGATGGACGCGGCGCTGGAAGCCGTCACCAATGGTCTCCAAAGCCCCAAGGACGCGCTGGATGGCGCCGCCGGACGCATGCTGCTCAAGCAATGA
- the malF gene encoding maltose ABC transporter permease MalF, whose protein sequence is MNATTASTSALAATLPDSPLAEAYSRQAPGLLERLARGLYWPVVALIALAALYLVFTLYVAGQTWWALGAMALFGSGFAVYLSQAGLAYRYLFPGVTGMLLFIAFPLAYTTQIGFTNYSSAHLLSQERVREYLLEQHDAVLDEVRDYSLHADGAAFRLVLRDPATGAVRFVSPSLALRQVDKPFVVTLQAAPDAGLPTMSGGEVPWGPALSLKDLVAHRAALAQLRLHLPGRTDEAATLHYLGLREFGPIRPHFQEQADGALKRLADGAIFRPDAKTGYYQGEGAAAGTHLSPGYKVMVGAQNYARMVLDAEFRGPFLSIFSWTVVFSLLTVVCSTAIGMMLAVLLNWEDLRFRTTYRTLLFLPYAVPGFISILVFKGLFNQNFGEINAILDALFGVKPAWFADPLLAKTMLLIVNVWLGYPYIMILCAGLLKAIPSDLYEASAIAGAGPLTNFFKITAPLIIKPLSPLLVSAFAFNFNNFVLIALLTDGRPDYLSTKIPAGQTDILVSYTYRIAFRDSGTDFGLAAAISTLIFVLVAALSLLNLRLMRKANQ, encoded by the coding sequence ATGAACGCCACCACCGCCTCCACTTCGGCGCTCGCCGCCACCCTGCCCGACTCGCCCCTGGCCGAGGCTTACAGCCGCCAGGCGCCGGGCCTGCTGGAACGCCTGGCGCGCGGGCTGTATTGGCCGGTCGTCGCGCTGATCGCCTTGGCCGCCCTCTATCTCGTCTTCACGCTTTATGTCGCCGGCCAGACCTGGTGGGCGCTGGGCGCGATGGCGCTGTTCGGCAGCGGGTTTGCGGTCTATCTGTCGCAGGCCGGCTTGGCCTATCGCTATCTGTTTCCGGGCGTGACGGGGATGCTGCTGTTCATCGCCTTTCCGCTGGCCTACACCACGCAGATCGGCTTCACCAACTATTCGTCGGCCCACCTGTTGAGCCAGGAGCGGGTGCGCGAGTACCTGCTGGAGCAGCATGACGCGGTGCTGGACGAGGTGCGGGACTACAGCCTGCACGCCGACGGTGCCGCCTTCCGCCTGGTGCTGCGCGATCCCGCTACCGGCGCGGTGCGGTTCGTGTCGCCGTCGCTGGCGCTGCGGCAGGTCGACAAGCCGTTCGTCGTCACCCTGCAGGCCGCGCCCGACGCGGGCCTGCCGACGATGTCGGGCGGTGAGGTCCCGTGGGGGCCGGCGCTCTCATTGAAGGACCTGGTAGCCCATCGCGCCGCGCTCGCGCAACTTCGCCTGCACCTGCCCGGACGGACCGACGAGGCCGCCACCCTGCACTACCTGGGCCTGCGCGAATTCGGTCCGATCCGGCCGCACTTCCAGGAGCAGGCCGATGGTGCGCTCAAGCGCCTGGCCGACGGCGCGATCTTCCGACCCGATGCCAAGACCGGCTACTACCAAGGCGAAGGCGCAGCCGCCGGCACCCATCTGTCGCCGGGCTACAAGGTGATGGTGGGCGCGCAGAACTATGCGCGCATGGTGCTGGATGCGGAGTTCCGCGGGCCGTTCCTGTCCATCTTCAGCTGGACGGTGGTGTTCTCGCTGCTCACCGTGGTGTGCTCGACCGCGATCGGCATGATGCTGGCCGTGCTGCTGAACTGGGAAGACCTGCGCTTTCGCACCACCTATCGGACCCTGCTGTTCCTGCCGTATGCGGTGCCGGGCTTCATCTCGATCCTGGTGTTCAAGGGGCTGTTCAATCAGAACTTCGGCGAGATCAATGCGATCCTGGACGCGCTGTTCGGCGTGAAGCCGGCCTGGTTCGCCGATCCGCTGCTGGCCAAGACGATGCTGCTGATCGTGAACGTCTGGCTGGGCTATCCCTACATCATGATCCTGTGCGCGGGGCTGCTGAAGGCGATTCCCTCCGACCTGTACGAGGCGTCTGCGATCGCCGGCGCCGGGCCGCTGACCAACTTCTTCAAGATCACGGCGCCGTTGATCATCAAGCCGCTGTCGCCGCTGCTGGTGTCGGCCTTCGCCTTCAACTTCAACAACTTCGTGCTGATCGCGCTGTTGACCGATGGGCGACCCGATTACCTCTCCACCAAGATCCCGGCGGGACAGACGGACATCCTGGTCAGCTACACCTACCGCATCGCCTTCCGCGATTCGGGCACCGACTTCGGCCTGGCGGCGGCGATCTCCACGCTGATCTTCGTGCTGGTGGCGGCGCTGTCGCTGCTCAATCTGCGCCTGATGCGCAAAGCCAATCAATAA
- the malG gene encoding maltose ABC transporter permease MalG: protein MAIVRGKQARWRVWFAHGLLWVFLALTLFPLLAVVSISLRPGNFATGSLIPTDISLEHWKLALGIPYQAADGSLVQPPFPVLTWLWNSIKVASLSALAIVGISTTAAYGFARLRFRFKGGILNSMLLLQMFPPVLALVAIYAIFETLGTFVPWLGIETHAGLVVAYLGGVATHIWTIKGYFDTIPIEIEENAKVDGASHWQAFRLVLLPMAVPILMVVFVLAFIGTIIEYPVASVLLREEGNLTLAVGSKYFLHDQRFLWGDFAAAAVLSGLPITAVFLLAQRWIVSGLTAGGVKG, encoded by the coding sequence ATGGCAATCGTTCGAGGCAAGCAAGCCCGCTGGCGCGTGTGGTTCGCCCACGGCCTGCTGTGGGTGTTCCTGGCGCTGACGCTGTTTCCGCTGCTGGCGGTGGTGTCGATCTCGCTGCGGCCTGGCAACTTCGCCACCGGCAGCCTGATTCCGACCGACATCAGCCTGGAGCACTGGAAGCTGGCGCTGGGCATTCCCTACCAGGCGGCGGACGGCTCGCTGGTGCAGCCGCCCTTCCCCGTGCTCACCTGGCTGTGGAACTCGATCAAGGTGGCGAGCCTCTCGGCACTGGCGATCGTGGGCATTTCCACCACCGCCGCCTACGGCTTTGCGCGGCTGCGCTTCCGGTTCAAGGGCGGGATCCTCAACAGCATGCTGCTGCTGCAGATGTTCCCGCCGGTGCTGGCCCTGGTGGCCATCTACGCGATCTTCGAAACGCTGGGCACCTTCGTGCCGTGGCTGGGCATCGAGACCCATGCGGGGCTGGTGGTGGCCTACCTGGGCGGCGTGGCCACGCACATCTGGACGATCAAGGGCTACTTCGACACCATCCCGATCGAGATCGAGGAGAACGCCAAGGTCGACGGCGCCAGCCACTGGCAGGCCTTCCGGCTGGTGCTGCTGCCGATGGCGGTGCCCATCCTCATGGTGGTGTTCGTGCTGGCGTTCATCGGCACCATCATCGAATACCCGGTGGCCTCGGTGCTGCTGCGGGAGGAAGGCAATCTGACGCTGGCGGTGGGCTCCAAGTACTTCCTGCACGATCAGCGCTTCCTGTGGGGAGACTTCGCGGCTGCGGCCGTGCTGTCGGGGTTGCCGATCACGGCGGTGTTTCTGCTGGCGCAGCGGTGGATCGTGTCGGGGTTGACCGCGGGTGGGGTGAAGGGCTGA
- a CDS encoding YcaO-like family protein has protein sequence MVPCAEPEIRVGLPDWHMVKECGPEPGRIAFGPFLPQASCLACFAARRQASGLAVGQLSVLRVPGGDIVHWRDSALWDHQMMPDAQPQPFIAPATCGMDCGGRATRAPRSHLDAVASRTGLIREVQMVQATPGHWTALARGAWTIGSAGVPVLCNGTATSCDANDARDRAIYEALERYCAGFWRADELQAAPVETGRDGATASAPLVRVRPLDGGRAVLAPADRVYLPFAHEGQFHHGDSVGLACGRSEHDARERAVDEVIERWVIDPWLRMARSMSPHPPLDRPAPDGLAVVVARVALGATWRHVAVAMYAADRPPFGALGFGCHSSAQQALSKARREARHVQAHMTLLAARGHPALISTAEDVESTLLRAAFDEDVANRLKAALSDARHRDAVPQKALAPHSIRWRTVSTADVRALGLEVVRALLADG, from the coding sequence ATGGTGCCCTGCGCTGAGCCGGAGATCCGCGTCGGCCTGCCGGACTGGCACATGGTCAAGGAGTGCGGCCCCGAGCCGGGCCGGATCGCCTTCGGGCCGTTCCTGCCGCAGGCGTCCTGCCTGGCCTGTTTCGCTGCGCGTCGCCAGGCCAGCGGTTTGGCGGTGGGGCAGTTGTCGGTGCTGCGCGTGCCCGGGGGCGACATCGTCCACTGGCGCGACAGCGCCTTGTGGGATCACCAGATGATGCCGGATGCGCAGCCCCAGCCGTTCATCGCTCCTGCGACGTGCGGCATGGACTGCGGAGGCCGCGCGACCCGTGCTCCGCGCAGCCATCTGGACGCCGTCGCGTCGCGAACCGGGCTCATCCGGGAGGTGCAGATGGTTCAGGCCACACCGGGCCACTGGACCGCGTTGGCAAGAGGGGCGTGGACGATCGGATCCGCCGGCGTGCCGGTGCTGTGCAATGGCACCGCCACCTCCTGTGATGCGAATGACGCGCGTGACCGTGCCATCTACGAGGCGTTGGAGCGCTACTGCGCGGGCTTCTGGCGGGCCGATGAGCTGCAGGCCGCTCCGGTCGAGACCGGTCGGGATGGCGCCACGGCCTCAGCCCCTCTGGTGCGGGTTCGGCCGCTGGACGGGGGACGCGCGGTGCTCGCGCCTGCGGACCGCGTGTACCTGCCGTTCGCGCATGAGGGGCAGTTTCACCACGGCGACTCGGTGGGCCTGGCCTGCGGCCGCAGCGAGCACGATGCGCGGGAGCGCGCCGTCGATGAGGTCATCGAACGCTGGGTGATCGATCCCTGGCTGCGCATGGCGCGGTCGATGTCGCCCCATCCCCCGCTCGATCGGCCGGCGCCTGACGGCCTGGCGGTGGTGGTCGCCCGGGTCGCGCTCGGTGCGACCTGGCGTCATGTGGCCGTGGCGATGTACGCAGCCGATCGGCCGCCCTTCGGCGCGCTGGGCTTTGGGTGCCATTCGTCGGCGCAGCAGGCCCTGAGCAAGGCGCGGCGCGAGGCCCGGCATGTGCAGGCGCACATGACCCTGCTGGCCGCACGTGGGCACCCGGCCTTGATCTCGACCGCAGAGGATGTGGAATCGACGCTGCTGCGGGCCGCGTTCGATGAAGACGTCGCCAACAGGTTGAAGGCAGCGCTGAGCGATGCCCGGCACCGCGACGCGGTGCCGCAGAAGGCACTCGCGCCGCACTCGATCCGATGGCGCACGGTGTCAACGGCCGATGTGCGCGCCCTGGGACTGGAAGTGGTGCGGGCCTTGCTGGCCGATGGGTGA
- a CDS encoding S8 family peptidase, translated as MIRADALSEQERVAMQAATGGRRLPSSVEAFDLNLAEAELLLNVGLGAEEVAHIRSQRPFYRVEDVSDTVPLGSHSAAQLARFFTVSRLRYIDPASGQWSEFTVDADEWIVEAAPVTTTDLEAAAAHRPATPRYTLRAQRPRLTDGEVVGIKSFPSFVDAQGQRRHLHPEFVQVQARCAVEDPVLGELLQTLGLRVHKTYPLKGLFMARVGDGRHGPAALSNALLALNAAPCIEAAEPAWLGFDDVEATRVRIRDAAPHAAAPRPPKPRASATDIEAKTETETETETETETETETETETETETEAESEAEAEAEADTRLPWNLDFLRASVFWAATRGSPEVTLVCVDSGVALAHAGLQPPAPQALRSAYDFTDEGLADELGHGTSVAGLLVGNGGRGVWGLAPGCSLAALKVSLWADPGAYASRRAALMSLVPWARDGRRLVVNLSWRTAGDVALIRLAIADLAAAGALIVCSSGNEGLVKDHPHFPSDYPQTVSVGAVGDDGRRAPYSNVSPQVDLMAPGGTDAVPLICGTPDGGVVTRTGTSFAAPQIAAAAALAWSLMPNLSALDLRAKLELATRTTSGERVLDLAELLRVLRVPADPGPISEPPVTPGTGTGTGTGTGTGAGPFPLSGTEMLQRCAACGIKPITARIMLLRPVFSSWDEVAALLGMDAGTLSRVRATIDGALR; from the coding sequence ATGATTCGCGCCGACGCGCTCAGTGAGCAGGAACGCGTCGCGATGCAGGCGGCCACCGGAGGGCGGCGCCTGCCGTCGAGCGTGGAGGCCTTCGATCTCAATCTCGCCGAAGCCGAACTGCTGCTCAATGTCGGCCTGGGCGCCGAGGAAGTGGCGCATATCCGCTCGCAGCGGCCGTTCTACCGGGTCGAGGATGTGAGCGACACGGTGCCGCTCGGGTCGCACAGCGCCGCCCAACTCGCGCGGTTCTTCACCGTCTCGCGGCTGCGTTATATCGATCCCGCCTCGGGGCAGTGGTCCGAATTCACCGTCGATGCGGACGAGTGGATCGTGGAAGCCGCTCCGGTCACGACCACCGACCTGGAAGCGGCAGCGGCGCATCGCCCGGCAACGCCGCGCTACACATTGCGGGCCCAGCGGCCACGATTGACCGACGGGGAGGTGGTCGGGATCAAGTCCTTTCCGTCTTTCGTCGACGCGCAGGGCCAGCGCCGGCATCTGCACCCCGAGTTTGTGCAGGTGCAGGCGCGTTGTGCGGTCGAGGACCCCGTGCTGGGCGAGCTGCTGCAGACCCTCGGCCTGCGGGTGCACAAGACGTATCCCCTGAAGGGGCTCTTCATGGCCCGGGTCGGTGATGGCCGTCATGGACCTGCCGCGCTGTCGAATGCCTTGCTCGCGCTCAATGCGGCCCCCTGCATCGAGGCGGCCGAGCCCGCCTGGCTGGGCTTTGATGATGTCGAGGCGACCCGCGTGCGGATCCGCGATGCCGCTCCTCATGCCGCCGCGCCGCGCCCACCGAAGCCCCGCGCGTCAGCCACCGACATCGAAGCCAAGACCGAGACCGAGACCGAGACCGAGACCGAGACCGAGACCGAGACCGAGACCGAGACCGAGACCGAGACCGAGACCGAGGCTGAATCCGAAGCCGAAGCCGAAGCGGAAGCTGATACGCGTCTTCCCTGGAATCTGGACTTCCTGAGGGCATCGGTGTTCTGGGCTGCCACCCGAGGCAGCCCGGAGGTGACGCTGGTCTGCGTGGACAGCGGCGTGGCGCTGGCCCATGCCGGACTCCAGCCGCCCGCACCCCAGGCGCTGCGCTCGGCCTACGACTTCACCGACGAAGGACTGGCCGACGAGCTGGGCCACGGCACCAGCGTGGCCGGGCTGCTCGTGGGCAACGGCGGTCGGGGCGTCTGGGGACTGGCGCCCGGTTGCTCGCTGGCGGCGCTGAAGGTCTCGCTGTGGGCCGATCCAGGCGCTTATGCCAGCCGTCGGGCGGCGCTGATGAGCCTCGTGCCCTGGGCGCGCGACGGACGCCGTCTGGTCGTCAACCTGAGCTGGCGGACAGCGGGAGATGTGGCGCTCATCCGGCTGGCCATCGCGGACCTCGCCGCTGCCGGGGCACTGATCGTCTGCTCGTCGGGCAATGAGGGACTGGTGAAGGACCATCCCCACTTTCCGTCGGACTATCCGCAGACGGTGTCGGTGGGCGCGGTCGGGGATGACGGTCGCCGCGCGCCCTACAGCAACGTCTCGCCGCAGGTGGACCTCATGGCGCCCGGGGGAACCGATGCGGTGCCCTTGATCTGCGGCACGCCCGACGGGGGCGTGGTCACCCGCACCGGGACGTCCTTCGCGGCGCCGCAGATCGCGGCGGCTGCCGCGCTGGCCTGGTCGCTCATGCCCAATCTGAGCGCGCTCGACCTGCGCGCGAAGCTGGAACTGGCCACCCGCACGACGTCCGGTGAGCGCGTCCTGGACCTGGCCGAGTTGCTGCGCGTGCTGCGAGTTCCTGCCGACCCTGGCCCGATTTCGGAACCGCCGGTCACGCCCGGTACCGGAACTGGAACTGGCACCGGCACCGGCACCGGCGCGGGGCCGTTCCCGCTCTCCGGCACCGAGATGCTGCAGCGCTGCGCCGCCTGCGGCATCAAACCCATCACCGCACGCATCATGCTGTTGCGGCCGGTCTTTTCCAGTTGGGACGAGGTGGCGGCGCTCTTGGGCATGGATGCCGGCACGCTCTCACGCGTCAGGGCCACGATCGATGGTGCCCTGCGCTGA